GACCCTGCCCGGGCCGCCGTCGACGATCGTGAGAGGGGTGCCCGTCGCGGAGGCGCCGGAGCCCGCGAGCTCGGCGCGCGCCAGGGTGAGATCTTCCCGGTTCAGCCAGACGACGTTCGTGGCCTCGCGGACGTCGAGCTCGATCGTCATCTCGCCGTCGAACGTGTCGCGCGCCGGATCGATCGTCAGGGTCGCGAGGTTCTTCTTGGGCCAGATCGCGCGCGGCAAGAAGATCCCCGGGGGAGCCTTCGCCTCGACGCCCTTCGTGACGGAAGGGGATCGCGGTCGCGCGGGGGTCGGCGGTGGGATGTTGGCCGACGGAGGCTCGCAAGCCCCGAGGCACGACGCGACGACCGAGACGAAGAGCACGGGCGAGAGGGCGAGGGGCGCACGAGGCATCCCTCGCTCATAGCGCGTGCGGTCGCCCCCGTGGAGCGGGAACCGCGCGAGGCCGAAATGGCCGGATTTTCCGGCCCGACGCTACGAGAGCAGGCCCTCGGGGACCTCGGTCACCACGTGGATCTTCGCGAGCTCGAGGCAGCGTGCGACGAGCTCGTCGAGGCGCTCGTCACCGCTCACGGGGAGCTCGTACGCGCGACCGTCGCGGGTCCACACGTCGAGGTGGGTCTCGCCGTCCTTACGGCGGCCGCACGCGACCAAACCGTAGCGCTCGAGCATCTCCGCGGCGTCGCCAGCCAAAACGAGGGCGTCGGTCTTCGTCATGGGCATGGGGGTAAGTCGGCTGGCGCGAGATGTCAAAGGGGGCCGCGGGCGATTCGCGCGTCTCGGGCGCGACCTTCAACGCTCTCGCGACACGCCCATCTTCGCGGCCATCTGATCGCCGAGCTCGATGGAGCGCTTCGTGGCGGCCTCCACGGCGTCGATGAGCGTCTTGCGGAGGGCCCCCGACTCGAGGGTGTGGAGCCCCGCGATGGCCGTTCCTCCCGGGCTCGTCACCATGTCCTTGAGGCGGCCCGGGTGCTCGCCCGTCTCGAGGAGGAGCTTGGCCGAGCCGTACACCGTCTGCGCCGCGAGGAGGAGCGCCGTGTCGCGGTGGAGCCCGACCTTCACCCCTCCGTCGGCCAGGGCCTCGATGATGAGCATCACGTAGGCGGGGCCGCTGCCCGAGAGGCCCGTCACCGCGTCCAGCAAGGACTCGTCGAGCACGACCACGCGGCCCGTGGCCTCGAAGAGCGCGCGCGCCGTGGCCACGTCGGCCGAGGTCGCGTGCGAGCCCGCGGCGATCGCGGTGGCTCCGGCGAGGGCCGTGGCGGGGGTGTTCGGCATGGTCCGCACGACCCGGGTCGCGGCGGGGAGGCGGGCCTCCATGGCCGCGATCGGGACGCCGGCCGCCACCGAAATCACGAGTTGATCCGGGCGTATATCGGACGAGAGCGCACCGAGGACTTTGTCGACGACCTGGGGCTTGACCGAGAGGACGACGACGTCGACGTCCTTCACGAGGGCGTGGTTGTCCGTCGTCGTGACGACGCCGTGGGTCTTCGCGAAGTGCGCGAGGCGCTCCTCCTTCACGTCGCTCACGACGATCTGGTCGGGGCTCTTCACCTTGGCGCCGATGAGGCCCCTCACGAGGGCCTCGGCCATGTTTCCGCCGCCCACGAACCCGACTTTTCCAGCGCTCATGACGGCGCGGTATAGCAGAAAGGCAAGACCGCGAGCCGCTGCTGCACCTTCGAGGAGATCGTGAGGGCGTTTCGTCCGGCCTCGATTCGCCGGCTCGTGGGCGCGGCGGCGTGACGAGATGGCAAGCTCGAGCGCATTTCGGCGCCGGTCGTGATCGGTTCCCGTTCGCCCGTGCACGAGGGAGACGAGAGAGAGCACGAGGAGCCCTCTCCGAGGAGCCGACGATGATTCGACGTGATAAGGCCGTGGGTCTGCTGGTGTCGGGGGCCGTGTTTTTGTTCTCGGCCCACTGTGGCGACTCCGGGGTGAAGAACGTGGCCACCGGCGCCACCTGCCCGACGACCTCGACGCTCACGTACGAGAATTTCGGCCGGCAGTTCATGGACACGTACTGTGTCTCGTGCCACGCCGGAAAAGAGCGCCCCGACCTCTCGACGCTCGCGAACGTGCAGCGCGAGGCCAAAGAGATCGCGGCGACCGCGGCGGGCGGCCCGCTCGGCGAGAACACCAACATGCCGGGCCCGGGTGAGGACCCGGAGCCCACCAGCGAGGAGCGCAAAAAGCTCGGCGAGTGGATCGCGTGTGGGGCGAAGTAGGCGCCCAGCGTCTGCGCGGGATCACGCCATCGGGAACGCGGCCGGCGCGAGCACGTCGGAGAGCCACGCCTCGATCGCGTGGCGCGCGCGACCCCCGTCGTCGCCGAGGTCCTGGGCGACCTTGTCGTGCCGTGCGCGGAGGAGCGCGCGGCGCGATTGCGTCGGGTCCTCCCAGAGCGCCGCGGCCCAGATGACGCCGAGCGCGAGCTGCTTCTCGTCGGACGGGAGCTGCGTGTACCTGCGGCCGAGCGTCGCGGGCACCTTGTGGGCGATGGGGCCCGTCGCCTCGTCGCGGTAGCGCCTCGGGAGGAGGAGCTCGGCGGTCTTCAGCGCCAGGATCTGAGCGCTCTGGGCGACGCGATCGGACAGGACGTATCGGAGGCCGTCGGTCGCCGCGAGGCCCACGAGGCGGCGCGCGTCGACACGCGCGATCGCGTCGTTTCGTAGCGCCTCGACCACCTCGACCTTGAGCGCGAGCTTGCCGGCGAGCGTGCGGACCACGGTCTCTTCGCGCGGGTCGATCTCGTCGAGCGCGGCCGCGAGCCACGCGCCGCGCACGAGGCCCTCGGCGATGTCCTTCTCGAGCTCGCCGTAGAGCTCGATCTGCGCCACCGGCACGACGCCCTCGGTGTAGATGGGGTTCGTCTCGCCCTCGGGGAGGCCGAGCGAGCCCAGGAACGCGGCGATCGTGCGCGCCTCTTCGGGGTCGGTCGTGCCGTCGGCGGCCATGACGGCGCGGAGGGCGCGCGCGGCGAGGGTGCCCACGCGCTTCACGCGCATCACGTCCTTCTCGCTCGGCTTCGACGAGAAGAGGGCGCGGAGGCCGCGAGCGCCCGCCTCGAGCGTCACACCTTCGCGCAGGATGTCGGCCATCGGGAGCGAGACGGGCGGGCAGACCGGCGCCATCGCGCGCGTGAGCGAGACGAGCCACGGGTCGAACTCGGTGGTCATCGTCTGGATGCGGTGCCCGGCGAGCACGGCCGAGTACGCCTCGCCCCGTCGCTTCGCGAGGAGCTCGAGCGACTGCGGACCACCACCGGCCGCGAGCGCGAAGATCGCGTCCTCCGCGAGCACGCTCACGAGCCTCGAGAGGCCCATCGTTTTTTCGTCCACCGCGGGGGCGTAGGCGTCCATCGTCATGGCCCGAGGCTACCGGCTTCCCGGGTCGCCGGGAAGTTGGCCCGGCGCCTTCGGCTCGGATAACGCACGAGGATGCCGTCCCGGAAACACGTGGTCGCCTCGATGAGCCTCTTTTTCACCGCGGTCGCGATCGCGGCGTGCAGCGGCGCCAGCATCGGGACGGGCGACGGCAGCGGCACGGGGGGCCAGGGCGCGGCCGACGGCGGCGGCGCCGACTCGGGGATCCGT
The sequence above is a segment of the Myxococcales bacterium genome. Coding sequences within it:
- the proC gene encoding pyrroline-5-carboxylate reductase yields the protein MSAGKVGFVGGGNMAEALVRGLIGAKVKSPDQIVVSDVKEERLAHFAKTHGVVTTTDNHALVKDVDVVVLSVKPQVVDKVLGALSSDIRPDQLVISVAAGVPIAAMEARLPAATRVVRTMPNTPATALAGATAIAAGSHATSADVATARALFEATGRVVVLDESLLDAVTGLSGSGPAYVMLIIEALADGGVKVGLHRDTALLLAAQTVYGSAKLLLETGEHPGRLKDMVTSPGGTAIAGLHTLESGALRKTLIDAVEAATKRSIELGDQMAAKMGVSRER